The following proteins are encoded in a genomic region of Ctenopharyngodon idella isolate HZGC_01 chromosome 12, HZGC01, whole genome shotgun sequence:
- the papss2b gene encoding bifunctional 3'-phosphoadenosine 5'-phosphosulfate synthase 2b — MSGLKKQRTDIQRATNVVYQAHHVSRSKRGQVVGTRAGFRGCTVWLTGLSGAGKTTIGFALEEYLVSHAIPCYSLDGDNIRHGLNKNLGFTATDREENIRRIAEVAKLFADAGLVCITSFISPFTKDRNDARKIHENAGLPFFEVFVNAPLEVCESRDVKGLYKKARAGEIKGFTGIDSDYEKPEAPELVLKTGELTVNDCIHQLVDLLKEQDIVPTGVTEEVNELFVPENKLDMVLSDAKILPTVTITELDLQWVQVLAEGWATPLRGFMREREFLQVLHFGTLLDGGIINMSVPIVLPVSKEDKERLDGCTAFALEFKGQKVAIMRNPEFYEHRKEERCARQWGTTCPQHPHIKMVMESGDWLAGGDLEVFERLRWNDGLDQYRLTPRELRQKFKEMRADAIFAFQLRNPVHNGHALLMQDTKRRLLERGYKKPVLLLHPLGGWTKEDDVPLDWRMKQHAAVLEEGVLDPENTIVAIFPSPMMYAGPTEVQWHCRARMIAGANFYIVGRDPAGMPHPETKKDLYEPTHGGKVLTMAPGLTSLEIIPFRVAAYNRVKKAMDFYDKERHGEFEFISGTKMRSLARSGENPPDGFMAPKAWKVLAEYYSSLQKDQ, encoded by the exons ATGTCTGGTTTGAAAAAACAGAGAACG GACATTCAGAGAGCAACCAATGTTGTGTACCAGGCTCACCATGTGAGTAGAAGCAAGCGTGGCCAGGTGGTTGGGACCAGAGCTGGATTTCGTGGATGTACTGTTTGGCTGACAG GGCTGTCTGGTGCTGGAAAAACTACAATTGGATTTGCTCTGGAGGAATATCTAGTTTCCCATGCCATTCCTTGCTACTCGCTCGACGGTGATAATATTCGTCATGGCTTAAATAAGAACTTAGGCTTCACAGCCACAGACAGAGAAGAGAACATCCGACGTATTGCTGAGGTGGCCAAACTGTTTGCGGATGCCGGACTGGTTTGCATCACTAGTTTCATTTCTCCATTTACAAAG GATCGAAACGATGCCAGGAAGATTCATGAGAACGCAGGCCTGCCGTTCTTTGAGGTGTTTGTAAATGCCCCACTGGAGGTGTGTGAGAGCAGAGATGTCAAAGGACTTTACAAAAAGGCCCGTGCTGGAGAGATCaaag GATTTACGGGAATAGACTCTGACTACGAGAAACCTGAAGCCCCCGAGCTCGTGTTGAAGACTGGAGAGCTCACTGTCAATGACTGCATTCACCAGCTAGTGGATCTCTTGAAGGAACAG GATATTGTGCCCACTGGTGTGACAGAGGAAGTGAATGAGCTCTTTGTTCCTGAAAACAAGCTGGACATGGTGCTGAGTGATGCCAAAATACTCCCTACTGTAACCATCACGGAG CTGGATTTGCAGTGGGTGCAGGTTCTGGCTGAGGGGTGGGCGACTCCACTGAGGGGAttcatgagagagagagaatttctGCAAGTCTTGCACTTTGGAACTTTGCTTGATG GTGGAATCATCAACATGTCTGTTCCTATTGTGCTGCCCGTATCCAAGGAGGACAAGGAGAGGTTGGATGGTTGTACTGCTTTTGCCCTGGAGTTCAAAGGTCAAAAAGTGGCAATCATGCGCAACCCTGAGTTTTATGAGCATCGTAAAGAAGAGAGATGTGCAAGGCAGTGGGGGACAACATGCCCACAACATCCACACATTAAG ATGGTAATGGAGAGTGGTGATTGGCTGGCTGGTGGAGACCTGGAGGTGTTTGAGAGACTTAGGTGGAATGATGGTCTTGACCAGTACCGTCTCACTCCGCGGGAACTAAGACAGAAATTTAAAGAAATGAGAGCAG ATGCCATTTTTGCATTCCAGTTGCGTAATCCTGTGCACAACGGCCATGCGCTCCTGATGCAGGACACTAAGCGTCGCCTGCTAGAGCGAGGCTACAAGAAGCCTGTGCTGCTTCTGCACCCTCTGGGTGGCTGGACAAAAGAGGATGACGTACCGCTGGACTGGCGCATGAAACAGCATGCTGCTGTGCTAGAGGAAGGAGTGCTGGATCCAGAAAACACCATTGTGGCCATTTTCCCCTCACCCATGATGTATGCTGGGCCTACAGAG GTACAGTGGCATTGTCGGGCCAGGATGATCGCGGGGGCCAACTTTTATATTGTAGGACGAGATCCGGCAGGTATGCCCCACCCGGAGACAAAGAAGGACCTGTATGAGCCCACACATGGTGGAAAAGTGCTGACCATGGCACCAGGCCTCACCTCTCTAGAGATTATTCCCTTCAGAGTTGCTGCATACAACAGAGTTAAGAAGGCCATGGACTTCTATGACAAGGAAAG ACATGGTGAATTTGAGTTCATCTCGGGAACCAAAATGAGGAGCCTTGCCCGCAGCGGAGAGAACCCCCCCGATGGTTTCATGGCACCCAAAGCGTGGAAAGTCCTAGCTGAATACTATAGTTCTCTGCAGAAGGACCAGTGA
- the minpp1b gene encoding multiple inositol polyphosphate phosphatase 1b isoform X1, producing the protein MKITYFLMNFLITSLSVMVGLSFSKLARPTIPAIAHYFGTKGRYEEVNPHLLDDILFVNRSLLATPTPDCHAIHMVSVIRHGTRYPTTENVKKIARLFDLVVSDASGSASRLSDIKTWKMWYTEDMDGRLVEKGRDDHRHLAMRLARSFPTLISEDHLRANRIEFITSSKHRCVDSVKAFQEGLYRLWDVQDMDYKHYVDDSLMRFFDHCEKFVASVENNKTALKEVERFKSSAKMDVVRRKLSSRLEIPYNQITPEMAEAVFFLCSYEFAIKSENSPWCDLLDESDAQVLEYKNDLKQYWKRGYGHDINRKSSCPLFHDIFKRLDKAANDHRFGEVKKTATIHVGHAETLLPLLSLMAFFKDEKPLTAENFSSQHNRTFRSSQIVPYAANLVIVLYECSDGLRVQLFLNEKPMTFPSMNHSAPLYETVKKHYSKLLHGCDFNKECDVPQPNLRNTEL; encoded by the exons atgaaaataacttATTTCCTTATGAACTTTCTCATCACTTCATTGAGCGTTATGGTTGGTTTGTCATTCTCTAAACTCGCCAGGCCAACGATACCGGCTATAGCGCATTACTTTGGGACAAAAGGCAGGTACGAGGAAGTGAACCCACATCTATTAGATGACATTTTGTTTGTAAACAGATCGCTGCTGGCTACCCCCACTCCTGATTGCCATGCCATTCATATGGTGTCGGTGATACGTCACGGGACGCGCTATCCAACCACcgaaaatgtgaaaaagatcGCACGACTGTTTGATCTGGTCGTGTCTGACGCGTCAGGTTCAGCCTCAAGGCTCAGTGacattaaaacatggaagatGTGGTACACTGAAGACATGGACGGGAGACTGGTGGAGAAAGGGCGAGATGACCACAGGCATTTGGCTATGAGACTGGCACGGTCATTTCCCACCTTGATTTCTGAGGATCACCTCCGTGCCAACCGCATTGAATTCATCACCAGCTCCAAGCACCGCTGTGTTGATAGTGTTAAAGCTTTCCAAGAGGGTCTTTACAGACTCTGGGATGTTCAGG ATATGGATTACAAACACTATGTGGATGATTCACTCATGAGATTCTTTGATCATTGTGAGAAATTTGTTGCAAGTGTTGAgaacaataaaacagctttgAAGGAGGTTGAACGCTTTAAATCTTCAGCAAAAATGGATGTAGTACGGAGGAAATTATCCAGTCGCCTTGAGATTCCATACAATCAAATCACCCCAG AAATGGCAGAGGCAGTTTTCTTTTTGTGCTCCTATGAGTTTGCCATCAAGTCAGAGAACTCTCCATGGTGTGATCTGCTGGATGAGTCTGACGCTCAA GTCCTGGAGTATAAAAATGACTTGAAGCAGTACTGGAAGAGGGGATACGGACATGACATTAACCGTAAATCCAGCTGCCCTCTCTTCCATGATATTTTTAAGCGTCTTGATAAGGCTGCTAATGACCACAG ATTTGGGGAGGTAAAAAAGACTGCCACCATCCATGTTGGTCATGCTGAGACACTGCTGCCTCTGCTCTCTCTGATGGCCTTCTTCAAGGATGAAAAACCTCTAACTGCAGAGAATTTTTCATCGCAGCACAACCGCACATTCCGCTCTAGTCAGATTGTACCTTATGCTGCGAACTTAGTCATTGTCCTGTATGAATGTAGTGATGGACTTAGAGTACAGTTGTTTCTAAACGAGAAGCCCATGACTTTTCCTAGCATGAATCATTCAGCTCCACTGTATGAAACGGTCAAAAAGCATTACTCAAAGCTCCTTCATGGCTGTGATTTTAATAAGGAATGTGATGTGCCTCAACCAAACCTCAGGAACACTGAACTGTGA
- the minpp1b gene encoding multiple inositol polyphosphate phosphatase 1b isoform X2 produces the protein MDYKHYVDDSLMRFFDHCEKFVASVENNKTALKEVERFKSSAKMDVVRRKLSSRLEIPYNQITPEMAEAVFFLCSYEFAIKSENSPWCDLLDESDAQVLEYKNDLKQYWKRGYGHDINRKSSCPLFHDIFKRLDKAANDHRFGEVKKTATIHVGHAETLLPLLSLMAFFKDEKPLTAENFSSQHNRTFRSSQIVPYAANLVIVLYECSDGLRVQLFLNEKPMTFPSMNHSAPLYETVKKHYSKLLHGCDFNKECDVPQPNLRNTEL, from the exons ATGGATTACAAACACTATGTGGATGATTCACTCATGAGATTCTTTGATCATTGTGAGAAATTTGTTGCAAGTGTTGAgaacaataaaacagctttgAAGGAGGTTGAACGCTTTAAATCTTCAGCAAAAATGGATGTAGTACGGAGGAAATTATCCAGTCGCCTTGAGATTCCATACAATCAAATCACCCCAG AAATGGCAGAGGCAGTTTTCTTTTTGTGCTCCTATGAGTTTGCCATCAAGTCAGAGAACTCTCCATGGTGTGATCTGCTGGATGAGTCTGACGCTCAA GTCCTGGAGTATAAAAATGACTTGAAGCAGTACTGGAAGAGGGGATACGGACATGACATTAACCGTAAATCCAGCTGCCCTCTCTTCCATGATATTTTTAAGCGTCTTGATAAGGCTGCTAATGACCACAG ATTTGGGGAGGTAAAAAAGACTGCCACCATCCATGTTGGTCATGCTGAGACACTGCTGCCTCTGCTCTCTCTGATGGCCTTCTTCAAGGATGAAAAACCTCTAACTGCAGAGAATTTTTCATCGCAGCACAACCGCACATTCCGCTCTAGTCAGATTGTACCTTATGCTGCGAACTTAGTCATTGTCCTGTATGAATGTAGTGATGGACTTAGAGTACAGTTGTTTCTAAACGAGAAGCCCATGACTTTTCCTAGCATGAATCATTCAGCTCCACTGTATGAAACGGTCAAAAAGCATTACTCAAAGCTCCTTCATGGCTGTGATTTTAATAAGGAATGTGATGTGCCTCAACCAAACCTCAGGAACACTGAACTGTGA